Genomic window (Streptomyces sp. RerS4):
GCCGGCCAGCGGGGTGAGCGCCGCGAACTCCCCGAGGACGGTGACGGGTGGCGGTTCCCGCTCGAAGCGGGGGTCCACGAGCAGGAGTTGACCGAGGGCCCGGTGGCCCGCGAGTCCCGCCGGACCGTCCCAGCCGGCCGGGGCGCCGGGGCCGCAGCCCAGCTCCTGGTCCAGCAGCGGCCGGCCGGCCCGGGTGACGGTGAGTCGGCTCCACAGCAGGCCGGGGGCTTCCCCGGTGCGGCCGAGGACCTGCTCCTCGCGCAGCAGCAGCCGGGCGGCGGGGGCCAGTTCCGCCCGGGTGCGGACCCGCAGGTCGCTGCCGTGGACGGAGACCAGCGGCTCGGGCAGCCACCGCACCTCGGCGTCCCCGGCCAGGGTGAGGCGTACGT
Coding sequences:
- a CDS encoding urease accessory protein UreD — its product is MSAPLGGDHLTVEAEAGPGARLALRSAAATLALPGRGGEAARYDVRLTLAGDAEVRWLPEPLVSVHGSDLRVRTRAELAPAARLLLREEQVLGRTGEAPGLLWSRLTVTRAGRPLLDQELGCGPGAPAGWDGPAGLAGHRALGQLLLVDPRFEREPPPVTVLGEFAALTPLAGPAALVTALAPDALRLRALLDEAARTYGW